A segment of the uncultured Desulfobulbus sp. genome:
GAAGTCTCAACGGGCAAAATCGGCTGACACAACAGGTGAGTGGCTATGGTCGAATTTTTTTCAAAGGCAATACCCTGGAACAGGGGCTCAATTCGCTTGTGGCAGCACATTTTCTCGGTGAAGGCAACACCTGGAATCGGGAAAATGAAGCGGAGCCGCTGGGGTCGGTGATCGGGCACCGGGGGGTGTTTAACGGCAACCTGGTCGAATTCGATGCAGACGCTCTTTGGGTAACCAGCACCATTCGCAAAGATCGGGTGATCTCAAGTGGGAATCTTGGGGTAAACCTGGCAAGTGGAAATAACTGATTGCTCCGTATACTTTGTGAAGATTTCCTCAACCCGTGAGCATTCATCGGCAAGTTAGAGACAATGAAGGTGGCGTACTGATATTTTGATAAGGAGGTTCCATGAAAACTCTGCACCATTCTCGACGTTTGATGCGTGGGCGGCGGATCGCAGTGATCAAGCCCGCTTGCATGGAATCCAATCGTCTGGCACTGCGCGAGGTTTTGGGGGAGCCTGTGCAGACTAAACTGCGGGTTGGTGCGCCGGATGATGTGTATGAACGTGAGGCAGATCGCGTCGCCGATCAACTCATGGGCATGCCGGAAAAACAGCTACAGCGTCAGGAAGCGGAAGAGCCCTTGATTGAAGAAGAACATCCTCTGCAGGTGCGTGCATCAGATGAGGAGGAGGAAGAAGCGCAGCCCAAATTACAAGATTCGATCGTTCCCCAAGGGGCAGTTTCAATGGATCGAAACAGTCAAACAGAAGGCGTACCTCTGCCCCGTACAGAACGTAGCTTCTTTGAACCTCGGCTTGGTGCTGGGCTTGATGCTGTTCGGCTTCACACCGATACAGAGGCCAACCGTCTGGCCACTGGGCTTTCTGCCCGTGCATTCACCCTGGGCAGTGACATTTATTTTGGATCGGGGGAGTATGTTCACGGAAGCTGGGAGAGTCGCCATCTGCTCGGGCATGAGTTGGTCCATGTCCTTCAACAGGGGAGCGGTGATAAAAAGCTGCGGCGTAAGATAGATCGGATTTCCATTAAAAAGAAGGGGATTGATCTCTATTTTAGTCTTGGTATCTACGGTCCCAATGCCAGCACCTCGCTTGCCTCGACCTGGGCCTCCAATATTGAAAATAATTGGAACCAGAACTTGAAAATAAAAGACATGAACGTTGATGCCAAGATTCATGTCACCTACAAGGCCTATCCCACCCTGCCGGATGTTGATTTGATGCAGTTGGCAGTGAACGAATCCAATGCCGTCTACGTCGAAAAGAATGGTTTTCGCTCTTATGTCTCCTATTCCGGTTGGGGGCATGGAAAATGGAGTACCGGCCGTTGGGCCAAAGATGCCAAGCCCCTGGTTGTTGCCCACGAAGCAGGCCACATGATGGGACTGGAAGACAAGTATGTCGACATCCCCCTGTTAGGCAGCGTTGATTTACCGGGATATGAAAAAGATATCATGGCCAATTTCTGGAATGATAACGGTAAAACCGAATTTACCCGGGGCTGGTACGGAATCCTTCTTTACCATTATTTTGGATATCGTTCCTAGGTTTCCCCAGGCGTCCCATGCAGATCGCCACGCTCAGGCAGAAGCCACCTGTCAATCAAGCCAGAAGTCGATTGCAGGTTGTGCCCATTGTTCGGCCCAAGCTCAAACTTGGTGGGGCCCAGGATGAAGCTGAGCGGCAGGCAGATCGCGTTGCCTCCGAGCTCCTCAAGCCCCAGGGGCCTTCCCTCGCAATTCCCCCCTCTTTTGCCTCATCTCCAGTAGCTGAAAACCGTTCAGCGCTCCGTTCTATTCTAGGGCCGCACGAATCCCAGCATGAGCTGCAACAGCCTGCCGAGGAGGAACAACTTCTTTCCGATACGCTTGAGAGGGAGGTGCGCACTCTGCAAGGCAGTGGGCATCCTTTGCCGCCTCCAGTTCGCGAGGACATGGAGCGTCGTTTGGGTATGGATCTTGGCTCAGTTCGTATCCACACCGATGCAAACGCAGCCAGGCTTAATCACATTCTCCATGCCCACGCCTTTACGGTGGGCGAGCATATTGCCTTTAACAGGTCCTGTTTTCAGCCGGAGACAGCCTCTGGTCGATTTTTGCTGGCCCACGAGCTGGCCCATGTGGCCCAAAATAGAGGCGAACTCAGCGAGCATGCCGCATTGCCTGTGCGGCGGGGATTTTGGAGCGATCTCTATGATTCAGTCACAGATACTTTGGGGGATATCGCCAACTGGGCCATGGATAAGGTGCGGGAGTATGGCTGGCGGTTGCTGGAATCCATTTCTCCCGAGTTTGCTCAAACGGTGCGTGCAATCGCGGATGAGGGGATTGTTCACTGGCTGGGGCGCCAGATATCCCATGCCTGGGATGGGTTTATGGCAACCCTGCGCGATCTGGTCCCCTTTGATGCCCCCCAGCAACTGATCGAATTTTTCGCAGGTCTTGTCGATCGGGCGACCACCATTGTCGGGGCCCTGGCTTCTGGGAATTGCGCACCGCTCATGGAGGCCATCGGCCAGCTTAAAACCTTTGTGGTTGAAACCGCAGGAGTTGCCTGGAATAAGCTCAGCGAATTTTTACAACCCATTGGTGCATTTTTCAGTGATCTCTGGAGCCAGTTTGGGGCACCAGCCGTGCAATGGCTGCGCGACTTTGGCGGAGAGGTCTGGCAGGGAATTCAGCAGCTGGGGCAACGACTCTGGGGCTGGATTCTTCCGGTGCGTGAGGCTGCCTCACGGGTGTGGAACTGGTTTTCAGGTCTGCTTTTTGGCTCTTCCGGCGGGGATGGCTCCAGTCAGGGCGGCGTGCTGGGCTGGGTGACCACCAAGGCCGGTGAGGCGTGGGACTGGGTAAAAGAGCAGACACGTCCGGTCTGGCAGCCGGTGGCCAACCTGGCGGGACAGGTGGCAGAGCTTCTGCCTCCAGCGTTTGTCAGTGAGCTGGGGGAACAGGCCCAGCAGCTCGGAACAGAGCTGGAGACAACCACCAGCGCCATGGATGGCGGGGAAGGGGTGCCGCAGGCCCGCGAATCCCTGGCGAGAGCACTCCCATCGGTTCTCAACATCATCGGCACTATCCGCCGGGTTATTGTTCATATTGGTCAATGGCTCTCATCGCGTATTGCACTGGTGGCCGGGGCCATCACCGGGATGATAGCTCGACTGCAAGCAAGCATCCTTTCCTGGCTTGCAAGCCCCTTTCGTACCCTGGAGCAGGCGGTCAATTTTCTCTATAACTGGGCAACAGGCGTGGTCACCAGCCTGTTTTCCACGTTGGTCCAGGTTTTTGATGCGCTCACCCCCTTTGTGCAACTGGTGCTGGCGACGGTGTGTAAGGTGATTACTATTTTCGGGGATCTCCTCCAGCTCCCGTTGTTGGTCTTGAACAGCATCTGGCAGCGGGTACCTGCCTGCATTCGGACGCCCATTGAGCATTTTATACAAAATCAGATCCTTGCCCGCATTCCCGTGTTTGGGCAATTTTTTTCAGATCCTGAACTCTGGCCCAGAGTGCAGCAGCGCGCCCTGGCAATCCTGCGCCGTATCTTTGTTGATGGAGATATTGCAGGTGCAGCCTGGTCATTTTTTCAGGCGGTCCTCTCCATCTTGAATATGCCAGCCCAGCTGGTGGTCCAGATACTTGCCAAAGCTGCCAGTGCTCTCGGAGATATTCTCACCAATCCCTTGGGATTTCTTGGGAATCTTCTTCGAGCTCTGGGGCGGGGCTTTACGCAGTTCTTTGCCAATATCGGCACGCATCTTCTCAGTGGGCTAACCAACTGGCTTTTTGCCACCGTACGGGAGGCTGGTATTCAGCCACCAGAGGATTTCTCGTCACGTTCCATATTGGGCTTTGTCCTTCAAGTTTTAGGGGTAAGTGCGGAGAATATATTTCGTCGCCTGGGACGGCGGATCTCTCCGGCGATTGTTCAGCGATTGCGCACCATGCTCCATGTTGCCACCGGGGTCTGGTCTTTTGTGGCCACACTGGTCACGGAGGGACCAGCAGGACTGTGGCAGGAGATCAGAGAGCGCCTTGCCAATCTTTGGGACAGTGTGGTGCAAGGGGTGACTGGTTTTATTACAGAACGGGTGATCGGTTGGGCCTCACGTTGGCTGATTTCATTGCTGGATGTCACCGGAATTATGCCGGTGATCAATGCACTCATTGCCATCTACCGGGCCATTGAATCGTTTATGCAGTATCTGCGACAGATGCTTGAGATTGTCTCGCGCGTGCTCGATGGCA
Coding sequences within it:
- a CDS encoding DUF4157 domain-containing protein, producing MKTLHHSRRLMRGRRIAVIKPACMESNRLALREVLGEPVQTKLRVGAPDDVYEREADRVADQLMGMPEKQLQRQEAEEPLIEEEHPLQVRASDEEEEEAQPKLQDSIVPQGAVSMDRNSQTEGVPLPRTERSFFEPRLGAGLDAVRLHTDTEANRLATGLSARAFTLGSDIYFGSGEYVHGSWESRHLLGHELVHVLQQGSGDKKLRRKIDRISIKKKGIDLYFSLGIYGPNASTSLASTWASNIENNWNQNLKIKDMNVDAKIHVTYKAYPTLPDVDLMQLAVNESNAVYVEKNGFRSYVSYSGWGHGKWSTGRWAKDAKPLVVAHEAGHMMGLEDKYVDIPLLGSVDLPGYEKDIMANFWNDNGKTEFTRGWYGILLYHYFGYRS
- a CDS encoding DUF4157 domain-containing protein, coding for MQIATLRQKPPVNQARSRLQVVPIVRPKLKLGGAQDEAERQADRVASELLKPQGPSLAIPPSFASSPVAENRSALRSILGPHESQHELQQPAEEEQLLSDTLEREVRTLQGSGHPLPPPVREDMERRLGMDLGSVRIHTDANAARLNHILHAHAFTVGEHIAFNRSCFQPETASGRFLLAHELAHVAQNRGELSEHAALPVRRGFWSDLYDSVTDTLGDIANWAMDKVREYGWRLLESISPEFAQTVRAIADEGIVHWLGRQISHAWDGFMATLRDLVPFDAPQQLIEFFAGLVDRATTIVGALASGNCAPLMEAIGQLKTFVVETAGVAWNKLSEFLQPIGAFFSDLWSQFGAPAVQWLRDFGGEVWQGIQQLGQRLWGWILPVREAASRVWNWFSGLLFGSSGGDGSSQGGVLGWVTTKAGEAWDWVKEQTRPVWQPVANLAGQVAELLPPAFVSELGEQAQQLGTELETTTSAMDGGEGVPQARESLARALPSVLNIIGTIRRVIVHIGQWLSSRIALVAGAITGMIARLQASILSWLASPFRTLEQAVNFLYNWATGVVTSLFSTLVQVFDALTPFVQLVLATVCKVITIFGDLLQLPLLVLNSIWQRVPACIRTPIEHFIQNQILARIPVFGQFFSDPELWPRVQQRALAILRRIFVDGDIAGAAWSFFQAVLSILNMPAQLVVQILAKAASALGDILTNPLGFLGNLLRALGRGFTQFFANIGTHLLSGLTNWLFATVREAGIQPPEDFSSRSILGFVLQVLGVSAENIFRRLGRRISPAIVQRLRTMLHVATGVWSFVATLVTEGPAGLWQEIRERLANLWDSVVQGVTGFITERVIGWASRWLISLLDVTGIMPVINALIAIYRAIESFMQYLRQMLEIVSRVLDGIGGIARGATGEAAGFVERALASSLPIAIGFLANQAGLGRLSRRLREILGGLRSRVNRAIDWLIDRAIRLGRGVLDLVRRGAGAVRRGVGRIRDWWRARRNFQAGGSQHSVYVRGSGRSAQLMIASTPTPYAEFIRGLQVPPDKVREKNEAVQIAREVDTAISTASQDDPAPGQSGGAASTTNHAQIIDGLLARLADTTSRFMPMDISQSTPPVYGSPVDGFGSVASVLRLTPLHNNGSSPSSGGDMGSAHWRKLSKRKQGQGVYYIKGHLLNDNLGGPGNTWNNLTPLTQAANSDHKNRFEKFVKLAVNGTEGAYTRPTADQARQQDLKTVNFVVTARYGRPARTTDVAYLRAQGNPDASDKADIIEGEEFVPQALDCRAHELRSDGSAGRTIASHTVANTLDTALDHYATRPIPKQIVYINEMSRAELLTLNGIGETLADAIIRERPFRSRQEIQTQVHIGSGRWEQMQSTSGKEVRIYRR